In a genomic window of Acidobacteriota bacterium:
- a CDS encoding GWxTD domain-containing protein, with the protein MSTLREMVNRLIRLLPVGLVFFGTVSFASPSAGQDARAEEKADPFAQWLNRDVVYIISPEEKAVFSKLTSTEEKESFIEQFWRRRDSDPSTAFNEFKTEHYRRIAYSNERYHSGGIPGWKSDRGRIYIALGPPTSVDRYGAGQTYYRDIDEGGGTTAVYPMEKWYYNHVEDIGSGIEIEFVDKTMTGEYRMALRPEEKDALLYMDGAGLTLFERMGLDTRAGRIRAMDPMRSVGGEFDAVHKHAENPFLRLDRFFRLQQAPRIQFNDLKAAVATNITYDELPIFAANSYTRLTAESFMVPITVFLPLNELAYEAPSAGAAPRATVQLYGSVKSMGGRIVSEFEETIYDDQRVSAAEVKGRKSFQKVLPLAPGIYKLDLIAKDLGSQKIGHLQQRLVLPVSVPEGLSLSSLVLSDTIVPAKGATLPSPFVTVLGWKVYPVQGRRFHTGDRLGVYFEVYSFEVDQSRDLADLDISATIVNSRGEELIDGPATHLFSRFSDRVAAALVFPLEGIESGDYTLLLKVEDKIQQRDVRDRVRFKVVPADS; encoded by the coding sequence TTGTCAACCTTGCGAGAGATGGTGAACCGCCTGATCCGCCTCCTGCCCGTCGGTCTGGTCTTCTTCGGTACGGTGTCTTTTGCCTCTCCCTCAGCCGGTCAGGACGCCCGGGCCGAGGAAAAGGCGGATCCGTTCGCCCAGTGGCTGAATCGGGACGTGGTCTACATCATCTCGCCGGAAGAGAAAGCCGTCTTCTCCAAGTTGACCAGCACCGAAGAGAAGGAGAGTTTCATCGAGCAGTTCTGGCGCCGCCGCGACTCCGATCCCTCCACCGCCTTCAACGAGTTCAAGACCGAGCACTATCGCCGCATCGCGTACTCCAACGAGCGGTATCACAGCGGCGGCATCCCGGGATGGAAGTCGGACCGGGGCCGGATCTACATCGCCCTGGGCCCTCCCACCTCGGTGGATCGCTACGGCGCCGGACAGACCTACTACCGGGACATCGACGAGGGGGGCGGGACCACCGCCGTCTATCCCATGGAGAAGTGGTACTACAACCACGTGGAGGACATCGGGAGCGGAATCGAGATCGAATTCGTGGACAAGACCATGACCGGAGAGTACCGGATGGCTCTGAGGCCGGAGGAGAAGGATGCCCTCCTCTACATGGACGGGGCGGGCCTCACCCTGTTCGAGCGAATGGGCCTCGACACCCGGGCCGGACGGATCCGCGCCATGGACCCGATGCGGTCGGTGGGCGGGGAATTCGATGCGGTTCACAAGCATGCGGAGAATCCGTTCCTCCGGCTGGATCGGTTCTTCCGGCTCCAGCAGGCGCCCCGGATCCAGTTCAATGACCTCAAGGCCGCGGTCGCCACCAACATTACCTACGACGAGCTGCCGATCTTCGCCGCCAACTCCTACACCCGGCTGACCGCCGAATCGTTCATGGTTCCCATCACCGTTTTTCTGCCCCTGAACGAACTGGCCTATGAGGCTCCGTCCGCCGGCGCCGCACCTCGGGCGACGGTGCAGCTTTACGGTTCGGTAAAGAGCATGGGAGGCCGGATCGTCAGCGAGTTCGAGGAGACGATTTACGACGACCAACGGGTCTCGGCCGCGGAGGTGAAGGGACGGAAATCCTTCCAGAAGGTCCTCCCGCTGGCCCCCGGCATCTACAAGCTCGATCTGATCGCCAAGGACCTGGGGAGCCAGAAGATCGGCCACCTGCAACAGCGGCTGGTGTTGCCGGTGTCGGTGCCCGAGGGGCTCTCCCTCTCGTCTCTGGTGCTCTCGGACACGATCGTTCCGGCCAAGGGGGCAACCCTGCCCAGCCCCTTCGTCACGGTTCTGGGTTGGAAGGTGTACCCGGTGCAGGGCCGGCGATTTCATACGGGGGACCGGCTGGGGGTCTACTTCGAGGTCTACAGCTTCGAAGTCGATCAGAGCCGAGACCTGGCGGATCTCGACATTTCGGCGACCATCGTCAATTCCAGAGGCGAAGAGCTCATCGACGGGCCTGCCACGCACCTCTTTTCGCGCTTCAGCGACCGGGTGGCGGCCGCTCTGGTTTTCCCGCTGGAGGGCATCGAAAGCGGGGACTACACGCTTCTACTGAAGGTCGAGGACAAGATCCAGCAACGAGACGTTCGGGACAGGGTCCGGTTCAAAGTCGTTCCCGCCGACTCCTGA
- a CDS encoding phytanoyl-CoA dioxygenase family protein: MAIARLSDDQVDSYRREGYLLLPEFFGADDMAAVDGAIREVTEAALASGDWSDVLELEPELQDGRPVPRRIYEPHERHETFRRLGSDARLLDCLEPLIGPNIAAQYSKINMKPARVGSVVKWHQDMAYFPSTNDDQVAVLIYVDDATEENGCLQVLPRHHTHFFDHTGADGQFAGMVTEDLSDGRFGRPVSLAGPSGSVILLHCIAPHASLPNRSEHPRRTLIYGYQAADCYPIYFGEMTSYGMTGQVLRGRPSRFARFGGPPPLIPHYDGMWKSLYQLQEEAKVE, encoded by the coding sequence ATGGCGATCGCGAGACTCTCGGACGATCAGGTGGACAGTTATCGGCGCGAGGGTTACCTGTTGCTGCCCGAGTTCTTCGGCGCGGACGACATGGCGGCAGTCGATGGGGCGATTCGGGAAGTCACGGAAGCGGCGCTGGCGAGCGGCGACTGGAGCGATGTCCTGGAGTTGGAGCCCGAACTGCAGGATGGACGTCCGGTGCCGCGACGGATCTATGAACCACACGAACGGCACGAGACCTTTCGCCGCCTTGGATCCGACGCGCGCCTGCTGGATTGCCTGGAGCCGCTGATCGGCCCCAACATTGCGGCCCAATACAGCAAGATCAACATGAAACCGGCCCGGGTGGGATCGGTGGTCAAGTGGCACCAGGACATGGCCTACTTCCCCTCCACCAATGACGATCAGGTGGCGGTGTTGATCTACGTCGACGACGCTACGGAGGAGAACGGCTGCCTCCAGGTGTTGCCGCGGCACCACACCCACTTCTTCGACCACACCGGAGCCGACGGCCAGTTTGCGGGCATGGTCACCGAGGATCTCAGCGATGGCCGCTTCGGCCGGCCGGTTTCCTTGGCCGGTCCTTCCGGAAGCGTCATCCTCCTGCACTGCATCGCCCCCCATGCCTCGCTTCCCAACCGGTCCGAGCACCCCCGCCGGACCCTGATCTACGGGTACCAGGCCGCAGACTGCTATCCGATCTACTTCGGAGAGATGACGTCGTACGGGATGACCGGCCAGGTGTTGCGCGGCAGGCCGTCCCGATTCGCCCGGTTCGGCGGACCGCCGCCGCTGATTCCCCACTACGACGGCATGTGGAAATCGCTCTACCAACTGCAGGAGGAGGCCAAGGTCGAATGA
- a CDS encoding sialidase family protein, whose amino-acid sequence MISRRRFLRLAAQGTVSCSAIRSAGSVPAGESTVEHLLCMSPRQSAQLEEGRRRGLMELAPVSLPPDPGALNNHFGWPVATQAGDAIIVVHRRIPGHWKGLERTDDRHSYTMMVRSTDEGKTWTEPFDLRQVMTREDRFRGGHIPLAHRYKFARDQDPTLGYKIHLNAIGTASDGGVVLVSDHGVFRSDDQGRTWVHFSRAMREDTTSGPVVYVGPRLFEHPDYGLVVAGHSNLVTEQYNEGPHPPDTDGKSVRIHDKIHFRYSRDGGRTWAEEAQSLPTFVRPAEPVALLHENRLAIVCRSYDPASYDARTDTSVYAQLWSESGWHPLKSKHSGIRVAGRRGRQDTLDIDFNPVTERIEAVVPARAGSGPDRPYPGKMSLNIWSIDPADFFSGSTRWRFDCALFARCDVLGRIDGLHPGASIIDSSRGVQHVFVYMGYPAGPAGVFRLTRTLDTNALKDFLT is encoded by the coding sequence ATGATTTCCCGGCGCCGGTTTCTCCGGCTGGCAGCGCAAGGGACGGTGAGTTGCTCCGCGATCCGGAGCGCCGGCTCGGTCCCCGCCGGCGAATCGACGGTGGAGCACCTGCTCTGCATGTCTCCCCGGCAATCGGCCCAACTGGAGGAAGGCCGTAGGCGGGGACTGATGGAGCTCGCTCCCGTCAGTCTCCCTCCCGATCCCGGCGCCCTCAACAACCATTTCGGTTGGCCGGTGGCCACCCAGGCAGGCGACGCCATCATCGTGGTGCACCGCCGGATTCCGGGCCATTGGAAGGGGCTGGAGCGCACCGACGACCGGCACAGCTACACCATGATGGTGCGGTCGACGGATGAGGGGAAGACCTGGACCGAACCCTTCGACCTGCGCCAGGTGATGACCCGGGAAGACCGTTTCCGGGGAGGACACATTCCACTGGCCCACCGCTACAAGTTCGCCCGCGACCAGGATCCGACCCTGGGCTACAAAATCCATCTGAATGCCATCGGGACGGCGTCCGACGGCGGAGTGGTCTTGGTGAGCGACCACGGGGTATTTCGTAGCGACGACCAGGGCAGGACCTGGGTGCATTTTTCCCGCGCGATGCGGGAGGACACCACATCGGGTCCAGTGGTCTATGTCGGCCCGCGCCTGTTCGAACACCCGGACTACGGACTGGTCGTGGCGGGGCACTCCAACCTGGTGACCGAACAGTACAATGAGGGGCCACATCCACCGGACACCGACGGCAAAAGTGTCCGTATCCACGACAAGATCCACTTCCGCTATTCCCGGGACGGCGGACGCACCTGGGCCGAGGAGGCGCAATCGCTTCCCACCTTCGTCCGGCCGGCCGAGCCGGTCGCACTGCTCCACGAAAACCGGCTCGCCATCGTCTGCCGCAGCTACGATCCCGCCTCCTACGACGCTCGGACGGACACCTCGGTCTACGCCCAACTCTGGTCGGAGAGCGGTTGGCATCCTCTCAAGTCGAAGCACTCCGGTATCCGAGTGGCAGGCAGGCGGGGACGCCAGGATACGCTCGATATCGATTTCAATCCGGTCACGGAAAGGATCGAGGCCGTGGTTCCGGCGCGGGCCGGCAGCGGACCGGACCGTCCCTATCCGGGGAAGATGTCCCTGAACATCTGGAGCATCGACCCGGCGGATTTCTTCTCAGGAAGCACTCGGTGGCGATTCGACTGTGCGCTTTTCGCACGTTGCGACGTGCTGGGCCGGATCGACGGACTCCATCCGGGGGCCTCCATCATCGATTCCAGCCGCGGCGTCCAGCATGTCTTCGTCTACATGGGCTACCCGGCCGGTCCGGCCGGCGTCTTCCGGCTGACGCGGACGCTCGACACGAATGCCCTGAAGGACTTTCTGACCTGA
- a CDS encoding SDR family oxidoreductase, which produces MRLSGKRAVVTGGSRGIGFAVARALVHAGAGVMICARNGAAVETAVDALRSSGAGPVLGRSCDVRDPEQVRALIRYCVSRMGRIDILINNAAAVRAFKSVEEMPVEEWRTTIGTNLDGVFYGCHFAVPEMKKTGGGFIINISSLAGKNAFAGGSAYNASKFGLTGLSEALMEEVRHDDIRVAYIMPGSVNTRSRSSGDGSGDAWKMAPEDVAEVVVSTLTQHPRCLVSRVEMRPSKPRKK; this is translated from the coding sequence ATGAGACTTTCAGGCAAACGGGCTGTGGTGACGGGTGGTTCGCGCGGAATCGGATTCGCCGTGGCGCGGGCTCTGGTTCACGCCGGTGCCGGGGTGATGATCTGTGCCCGGAACGGCGCAGCCGTCGAAACGGCCGTCGACGCCCTCCGGAGCAGCGGCGCGGGACCGGTCCTGGGACGGTCCTGTGACGTCAGGGACCCGGAGCAGGTCCGGGCGCTCATCCGATACTGCGTTTCCCGGATGGGCCGGATCGACATCCTGATCAACAACGCCGCCGCCGTGCGCGCCTTCAAGAGCGTGGAGGAGATGCCCGTAGAAGAGTGGCGGACCACCATCGGCACCAATCTGGACGGTGTCTTCTACGGCTGCCACTTCGCGGTCCCGGAAATGAAGAAGACCGGGGGCGGGTTCATCATCAACATCAGCAGCCTCGCCGGCAAGAATGCCTTCGCCGGAGGATCGGCCTACAACGCCTCCAAGTTCGGACTGACGGGACTGAGCGAAGCCCTGATGGAGGAGGTCCGGCACGACGACATCCGCGTCGCCTACATCATGCCGGGCAGCGTCAACACCCGTTCGCGGTCATCGGGGGACGGGAGCGGAGACGCCTGGAAGATGGCTCCGGAGGACGTGGCGGAGGTCGTTGTCAGCACCTTGACCCAACACCCGCGGTGTCTGGTGAGCCGGGTCGAGATGCGGCCGTCGAAACCCAGGAAGAAGTGA
- a CDS encoding LamG domain-containing protein — protein MKIVGYGDRLSVQQGETVRFMVSCRTDAYRAGIVRLIHGDDNPKGPGVKSEPVAAPANGRYPGRVQPFHRGSYLVVPDPSVLDFTGGFTFQAWIRPTMPEKAGQGILTQWSESDHAGYGLFLDGDRGLSLWFGDGDGRVEKFRTGTPLTASQWYFVAATWDAAERSVRLYQEPVTTWPLDRSGAVASATAGRAGIVARPFPLLMGACWKRPDGSRAQVAGHFNGKIDGPCLYGRALESADVEGLKGGAAPGDVDEALLAAWDFSLGPSGRKVIDTGPHGLHGQTVNLPARAVTGHNWTGNEVDFKAAPGEYGAIHFHDDDLEDAGWEVDFEFEVPSDLRSGVYAARLTASDAEDHIPFFVRPRRGTATADIAFLAPTFSYLAYANQKFNNPDRMAVKGLEPGSSRPQDQFIVNERLHSLYDLHTDGSCAHYSSRLKPIVNMRPEHRLPPLSLGAGSPHQLSGDLHLVDWLEANSYRYDVITDEDLHHEGVELLSPYRVVLTGSHPEYWTRQMIAGLQAYQARGGRFMYLGGNGFYWVTAVDPERPHVIEVRRWGGSRSCEAEHGQYYHSTTGELGGLWRYQNRGPQKLVGVGMTSQGAGSGRPYRRRTGSFDPRAAFIFEGIGEDDLIGDFESLAFRYGAAGFELDRFDLALGSPAHALVLASSFGHSDGYECVMEDLQNLTGPLFGDKSPLIRSDMVYFEGPRGGAVFSVGSIAWCGSLSYNGYDNAVSRITGNVLRRFASDEPL, from the coding sequence ATGAAGATCGTCGGCTACGGCGACCGGCTCAGCGTCCAGCAGGGCGAGACGGTCCGGTTCATGGTCAGTTGCCGGACGGACGCCTATCGGGCCGGGATCGTGCGCCTGATTCACGGCGACGACAACCCCAAGGGGCCGGGCGTCAAGTCCGAGCCGGTGGCGGCTCCGGCGAACGGCCGATACCCGGGCCGGGTCCAGCCGTTCCATCGCGGATCGTATCTCGTGGTCCCCGATCCGTCGGTCCTCGATTTTACCGGCGGGTTCACGTTTCAGGCCTGGATCCGTCCCACGATGCCGGAAAAAGCGGGGCAGGGGATCCTGACCCAGTGGTCCGAATCGGATCATGCCGGTTACGGCCTGTTCCTGGACGGGGACCGGGGTCTGAGCCTGTGGTTCGGCGACGGCGACGGCCGGGTGGAGAAGTTTCGGACCGGGACACCGCTGACGGCATCGCAATGGTACTTCGTGGCGGCCACGTGGGATGCCGCGGAAAGGAGCGTTCGGCTGTACCAGGAACCTGTCACCACGTGGCCGCTGGACCGGTCGGGAGCGGTGGCGTCCGCTACCGCCGGGAGGGCAGGCATCGTTGCCCGTCCGTTCCCGCTCCTGATGGGCGCCTGCTGGAAACGGCCGGACGGATCACGGGCTCAGGTGGCCGGGCATTTCAACGGCAAGATCGACGGTCCCTGCCTCTACGGGCGGGCGCTGGAGTCCGCCGACGTCGAGGGCCTCAAAGGGGGAGCGGCGCCCGGCGACGTGGATGAGGCCTTGCTGGCGGCATGGGATTTCTCACTCGGCCCGTCCGGACGAAAGGTCATCGACACGGGTCCGCACGGCCTGCACGGACAGACCGTCAACCTGCCGGCGAGAGCCGTGACCGGCCACAACTGGACCGGCAACGAGGTCGATTTCAAGGCGGCGCCCGGAGAGTACGGCGCCATCCACTTCCATGACGACGATCTGGAAGATGCCGGGTGGGAGGTCGACTTCGAATTTGAGGTGCCTTCCGACCTCCGCAGCGGGGTCTACGCCGCCCGGCTGACCGCCTCGGACGCCGAGGACCACATCCCCTTCTTCGTCCGGCCCCGACGAGGCACCGCCACCGCCGACATCGCCTTCCTGGCGCCCACCTTCAGCTATCTCGCCTACGCCAACCAGAAGTTCAACAATCCGGATCGTATGGCAGTCAAGGGCCTGGAGCCCGGCTCGTCGCGGCCCCAGGACCAGTTCATCGTCAATGAACGGCTCCACAGCCTGTACGACCTGCATACCGACGGCAGTTGCGCCCATTACTCCTCGCGCCTCAAGCCCATCGTCAACATGAGGCCGGAGCACCGCCTGCCCCCGCTCTCGCTGGGCGCGGGTTCTCCCCATCAGCTCAGCGGAGACCTCCACCTGGTGGACTGGCTGGAGGCCAATTCCTACCGCTATGACGTGATCACCGACGAGGATCTGCATCACGAAGGGGTCGAACTCCTCTCTCCCTACCGGGTGGTTCTCACCGGCAGCCACCCCGAATACTGGACCCGGCAGATGATCGCCGGTCTTCAGGCGTACCAGGCCCGCGGCGGACGATTCATGTACCTGGGCGGAAACGGCTTCTACTGGGTGACGGCGGTCGATCCCGAACGGCCCCACGTCATCGAAGTGAGGCGCTGGGGCGGCAGCAGGAGCTGCGAGGCCGAACACGGGCAGTACTACCACAGTACGACGGGTGAGCTGGGGGGTCTCTGGCGCTATCAGAATCGGGGGCCGCAGAAGCTGGTGGGTGTGGGAATGACGTCGCAGGGAGCGGGATCGGGCCGTCCCTATCGGCGGCGGACCGGAAGTTTCGATCCCCGGGCCGCCTTCATCTTCGAGGGGATCGGCGAGGACGACCTGATCGGAGACTTCGAGTCATTGGCTTTCCGGTACGGCGCCGCCGGCTTCGAGCTGGACCGATTCGACCTCGCCCTGGGCAGTCCGGCCCACGCCCTGGTGCTGGCCTCCTCCTTCGGTCACTCGGATGGGTACGAGTGTGTGATGGAGGACCTCCAGAATCTGACCGGCCCCCTGTTCGGCGACAAGAGCCCGCTGATCCGGTCGGACATGGTCTATTTCGAAGGACCCCGGGGCGGAGCCGTCTTCTCGGTGGGTTCGATCGCCTGGTGCGGCAGCCTTTCCTACAACGGTTACGACAACGCGGTTTCGCGCATCACCGGCAACGTGCTGCGCCGGTTCGCCTCCGACGAGCCGCTGTGA
- the ilvC gene encoding ketol-acid reductoisomerase: MAEAKGTLKRDRFYTEEDADLGLIKDLPIAVLGYGSQGHAQAQNMRDQGLDVIIGNVEDRFAEQARGDGFEVVPIPDAVQRGRVILMLIPDEVQPAVFKTDIGPHLTPDHTLVFASGYAVHFGLITPPDFLDVILSVPTCVGAIVRERYARGQGIFGHFGVYQDVTGQAHDLALAVSMGIGILRFGATETTFGDEVAVNLFAETAGLSGMIKYLLTAFEVLVEAGFSAEKAYGETFYEIQFLTESICRMPFGQAVAFGSPTATYLALTKTGDVVTEDVRERMRQMLARIKAGELVRDWNLEQLAGCPVLNQCRREILEHPISEVEELFLERKLASGGV, translated from the coding sequence ATGGCAGAAGCGAAAGGCACGCTGAAACGGGATCGTTTCTACACCGAAGAGGACGCCGATCTCGGTCTGATCAAGGACCTCCCGATCGCGGTCCTCGGCTACGGTAGCCAGGGGCACGCCCAGGCCCAGAACATGAGGGACCAGGGTCTCGACGTCATCATCGGAAACGTCGAAGACCGTTTCGCGGAACAGGCCCGGGGCGACGGGTTCGAAGTCGTCCCCATCCCCGACGCCGTTCAGCGCGGCCGGGTGATCCTGATGCTGATTCCTGACGAGGTGCAGCCTGCCGTCTTCAAAACCGATATCGGACCGCATCTGACCCCGGACCACACCCTGGTCTTCGCCAGCGGATACGCCGTGCATTTCGGGCTCATCACACCGCCCGACTTCCTGGACGTGATTCTGTCCGTTCCCACCTGCGTGGGCGCCATCGTCCGTGAGCGCTACGCCCGGGGTCAGGGAATCTTCGGTCACTTCGGCGTTTATCAGGACGTGACGGGACAAGCCCACGATCTGGCCCTGGCCGTCTCCATGGGGATCGGCATCCTGCGCTTCGGGGCCACCGAAACCACCTTCGGAGACGAGGTCGCCGTCAATCTCTTCGCCGAGACCGCGGGCCTGAGCGGCATGATCAAGTACCTCCTGACCGCCTTCGAAGTCCTGGTGGAAGCAGGCTTTTCGGCCGAGAAGGCCTACGGCGAGACCTTCTACGAAATTCAATTCCTCACCGAGTCCATCTGCCGAATGCCCTTCGGCCAGGCGGTCGCCTTCGGATCGCCCACCGCCACCTACCTGGCGCTGACCAAGACCGGCGACGTGGTCACCGAAGACGTTCGGGAGCGTATGCGGCAGATGCTGGCCCGGATCAAGGCCGGCGAGCTGGTCCGCGACTGGAACCTGGAGCAGTTGGCCGGCTGCCCGGTCCTGAACCAGTGCCGGCGGGAGATCCTGGAACACCCCATCAGCGAAGTGGAGGAACTCTTCCTGGAACGGAAGCTGGCGTCGGGCGGCGTCTAG